In the Nocardioides panaciterrulae genome, GGCCGGCGCCGCCCTGCACGGCGTAACCGCCCTCGGGGAGCCGGCGCACCAGCGCGGGCTCGCCGGACTCGTTGTCGGTGTAGAGGAAGAAGTCGTGGTCGAGCGACTCCATGTCGTAGGCGGCCTCGTCCACGGTCAGCGGCTCCGCCGCGAAGGTCTTGCGCCGCATCAGCTCCCGACTCTCGGCGGGGCGCGGGTACCAGGCCACGGGCCGCCGCGGTACGTCGCCGTGCCGCCACTCGTGCTCGGCCTCGACCCCGGTCCAGCGGTGGCGGGTGCGGGTCCGGTCCTGCAGCTGGGTCAGGCGGCGACGCAGCCGGGACTCCAGCTCGTCGATGGCCTCGGTCATCGACGGCGCGGCGGCCTGGGCGCGCAGCACGGTGCCGCCGACGTCGACGGTGGCCTCCGCGGTCGCCGGCACCTTCACCGCGGGGTCGTGACGCAGGCCGAGGACCACGTGGGCGCGCATGATCGGGTCCCGCGCCACCGCGAGCGCCACACCGACCTTCTCCTCGGCGTACGCACGCATCCGGGCGTCGACCTCGCCCCGCGCGGTGACCTCGATCGCCGCAGACCCCGCGGGCACCGTCATGGTCCTCACCTCCCGAGCCGCCGGCACGGCCGTCTCCCCCGATCCAAGGGGCGTCACGTGGCTCGCCGTCAGTGGCCAAGGTCCCGGGTGGGCGCGGCGGTCGACCCGGTACGCCGCGCCCCGGTCCCTCGATGCTGGATCCATGACCGCACCCGGGGACGGGCCGGTGACGCTGCTGCTCTCCGGCGACGTGATGCTGGGTCGCGGCATCGACCAGGTACTCGCCCACCCGGGCGACCCGACGCTGACCGAGCCGTGCGTGCACGACGCGCGCCGCTACGTGGAGCTGTGCGAGGAGGTCTCCGGGCCGGTGCCGCGCGCCGTCGCGGACGGCTACCCGTGGGGCGAAGCGCTGGCCGAGCTGACCGGCCCGGGCGTCCACGTGCGGGTGCTCAACCTGGAGACCAGCATCACCGGCGGCGGCGAACCGGCGGCCGGCAAGACCGTGCACTACCGGATGAACCCCGCCAACCTCGGGGCGCTGCGCGCGGCCCGGCCCGACGTGTGCGTGCTGGCCAACAACCACGTGCTCGACTACGGGGCCGATGGACTGCGCGACACCCTCGAGGCGCTGGCGTCGGCGAAGATGGCGGTGGCCGGAGCCGGTCGCGACGTCGCCGAGGCGTGGACGCCGGCCCGCGCCCGCGTCGACGAGGACCGGCGGGTCGTGGTCCTGGCCTGGGGGCACCCGAGCGCCGGGGTGGCGCGCGCCTGGGCCGCCGGCCCGCACGAGCCCGGCGTCGCGCTGCTCCCCGACCTCTCCGACGCCACCACCGTGGCGGTCGCCGGCCGGGTGCGCGCGGAGAAGTCCCGCGGCTCGATCGTCGTGGTGTCGCTGCACTGGGGCACCAACTGGGGCTGGACGGTGCCGGCCGAGCAGGTGCGCTTCGCCCACCGGCTGGTCGACGCGGGGGCCGACGTGGTGCACGGACATTCCTCGCACCACCCCCGCCCGCTCGAGGTGTACGCCGGCCGGCTGATCCTCTACGGCTGCGGCGACCTGGTGAACGACTACGAGGGGATCCGCGGCTTCGAGCGATACCGCGACGAGCTACGGCTGCTCTACCGGGTCACGGTGACGACCGACGGCTCCCTGGCCGCGGCCGAACTCATCCCCTACCGGTCCCGGCGGCTGCGGCTGGAGCAGGCCGACCCGATCGACGCTCGCTGGCTGGCCGCCGCGCTCGATCGGTGGAGCCACCCCCGCGGGGTGCGGGTCCGGCGTACCTCGGCGAACCGGCTGGCGCTGGACGTCGCGTGACTGCCGGCTGCCGCCGCCGGGTGTACCGGGCATGGAGCGAAGCGGTCGGGGTACGCGGCCACCATGCCCGTGATCGACGCCGTCCTCGACTGGCTCGCGACCTCCGGCGCGATGGCCTGGGAGATCCTCTGGCCCCTCGTGCTGGGCTT is a window encoding:
- a CDS encoding ribosome hibernation promotion factor is translated as MTVPAGSAAIEVTARGEVDARMRAYAEEKVGVALAVARDPIMRAHVVLGLRHDPAVKVPATAEATVDVGGTVLRAQAAAPSMTEAIDELESRLRRRLTQLQDRTRTRHRWTGVEAEHEWRHGDVPRRPVAWYPRPAESRELMRRKTFAAEPLTVDEAAYDMESLDHDFFLYTDNESGEPALVRRLPEGGYAVQGGAGPEAVAKSAAEVVLEPPPPRLTDDEARARLDSDSEAFVFYLDAGSGQGRVLYRRYDGHYGLIVTG
- a CDS encoding CapA family protein, which encodes MTAPGDGPVTLLLSGDVMLGRGIDQVLAHPGDPTLTEPCVHDARRYVELCEEVSGPVPRAVADGYPWGEALAELTGPGVHVRVLNLETSITGGGEPAAGKTVHYRMNPANLGALRAARPDVCVLANNHVLDYGADGLRDTLEALASAKMAVAGAGRDVAEAWTPARARVDEDRRVVVLAWGHPSAGVARAWAAGPHEPGVALLPDLSDATTVAVAGRVRAEKSRGSIVVVSLHWGTNWGWTVPAEQVRFAHRLVDAGADVVHGHSSHHPRPLEVYAGRLILYGCGDLVNDYEGIRGFERYRDELRLLYRVTVTTDGSLAAAELIPYRSRRLRLEQADPIDARWLAAALDRWSHPRGVRVRRTSANRLALDVA